A single region of the Synechococcus sp. HK05 genome encodes:
- a CDS encoding glycosyltransferase family 2 protein gives MALRLSIVLPTYNERGNIEPLLAQLLPLQHHYSLEILVVDDDSADGTAELVRQLAHREPRLRLIRRVGRSGLASAIKEGLLDATGDVALVMDSDGQHEPASVQRAIETLAQGDLDLVIGSRFHPEAEILGLSGRRERGSNWANASARFSLPRRYGHLSDYMSGFFALRLEPLLPLIRAVDVNGFKFLYELLAVSGGALATAEVPLSFQPRSYGSSKLDLAIFWDFLISILHSLSLRLLPRRAISFGLVGVSGVAVQLIATQLLMLMGLGFEQALPFAVVVAASSNYLINNALTFRFQRLQGVALLRGLLKFLLVASLPVLANVGLASAFYSLVARDTLWAQLAGILVVFVWNYAASSRFVWNTP, from the coding sequence ATGGCTCTGAGGCTTTCGATTGTGCTGCCCACCTACAACGAGCGGGGCAACATCGAGCCGCTGTTGGCACAGCTGTTGCCGCTGCAGCACCACTACAGCCTGGAAATTCTGGTGGTGGACGATGACTCCGCCGATGGCACGGCTGAGCTGGTGCGCCAGCTCGCCCACCGTGAACCGCGCCTGCGCCTGATCCGCCGCGTGGGGCGATCCGGCCTGGCCAGTGCCATCAAAGAAGGCTTGCTGGATGCCACCGGTGATGTGGCCTTGGTGATGGACAGCGACGGCCAGCACGAGCCCGCTTCCGTGCAGCGAGCGATCGAGACCCTGGCCCAGGGTGATCTGGATCTGGTGATTGGCAGCCGCTTCCATCCCGAGGCTGAAATTCTGGGCCTCAGCGGCCGGCGGGAGCGGGGCTCCAATTGGGCTAACGCCAGTGCCCGCTTCAGCTTGCCGCGTCGCTACGGGCACCTCAGCGATTACATGAGTGGCTTCTTCGCGCTGCGGCTCGAACCTCTGCTCCCGTTGATCCGGGCGGTGGATGTGAACGGCTTCAAGTTTTTGTATGAGCTGCTGGCGGTGAGTGGCGGAGCCCTCGCCACCGCTGAAGTGCCCCTCAGTTTTCAGCCCCGCAGCTACGGCAGCTCCAAGCTCGATCTGGCGATCTTCTGGGATTTCCTGATCTCCATCCTTCATAGCCTCAGCCTGCGGCTGTTGCCCCGCCGGGCGATCAGCTTTGGCTTGGTGGGGGTGAGCGGCGTGGCCGTGCAACTGATTGCCACCCAGTTGTTGATGCTTATGGGCCTGGGCTTTGAGCAAGCCTTGCCCTTCGCGGTGGTGGTGGCCGCCAGCTCCAACTACCTGATCAACAACGCCCTCACCTTCCGCTTCCAGCGGCTGCAAGGTGTGGCCTTGCTGCGTGGATTGCTCAAGTTTCTGCTGGTGGCCTCCCTGCCGGTGCTGGCCAATGTGGGGCTGGCCTCGGCCTTCTACAGCCTGGTGGCGCGCGACACCCTCTGGGCGCAGCTGGCGGGAATCCTGGTGGTGTTCGTGTGGAACTACGCCGCCAGTAGCCGTTTCGTGTGGAACACCCCCTAA
- a CDS encoding glycosyltransferase family 39 protein, with protein MQRFNAWLDRDARRSLLLAVLALCALCAGLFGQQLGGLGLMDKTEGLFVEIPRQMLESGDWITPRWNGELFFDYPVWGYWMVGLCFRLFGVSEWAARLPAALAASATVLAVFAVLLLVAPAAEAAHQRLGRALLGGTVLALCPGWIGWGRSSVTDMFLASGISLALLSFVLAHTASAQRPWQRPFGFVGLAVFCGVAVLAKGPVGLLLPGLVMLAFWALKGSLLQEIRRTPWLPLVALFLGVAAPWYGLATAANGTEFLGRFLGFSNLERFTSVIYDHPGPPWFYLPWVVLLLLPWSLYLPVAAARLRFWRLPVWRRTPAGEDLPLLALLWLVLMVAFFSAAATKLPGYILPALPGGSLLITLLFAPLQPASPPLGAGLRISGWGNATLLALMGVAAVLAPRWLDTDPSYPAFADALRASGLPWLLAIPLLLAAAALVLLLCRAGLGWLWLPNAAGVAAALALVIPVLVPLIDRERQLPIRELARLAADQGKPGEPLMVVGYKRYSVVFYSGRPVLFVSSPRKAARSLSQGPRSTPPASVLLLGSDAELLDFGIGPGDGTPLGRRDAHRLLRLPVEQLQQLEPS; from the coding sequence ATGCAACGCTTCAATGCCTGGCTCGACCGGGACGCCCGCCGCAGCCTGCTGTTGGCTGTGCTCGCCTTGTGCGCCCTGTGCGCGGGGTTGTTTGGTCAACAGCTCGGTGGGCTGGGGCTGATGGACAAGACCGAGGGGCTGTTTGTGGAGATCCCTCGCCAGATGCTCGAGAGCGGCGATTGGATCACCCCCCGTTGGAACGGGGAGCTCTTCTTCGACTACCCCGTTTGGGGCTACTGGATGGTGGGCCTTTGTTTCCGCCTGTTTGGTGTGAGCGAATGGGCGGCCCGCCTGCCGGCGGCGCTGGCGGCGAGCGCCACCGTGTTGGCAGTGTTTGCGGTGTTACTGCTAGTGGCTCCTGCCGCTGAGGCCGCGCATCAGCGCCTCGGCCGCGCCCTGCTGGGCGGCACGGTCTTGGCCCTCTGCCCCGGTTGGATCGGCTGGGGCCGCTCCTCGGTCACCGACATGTTTCTGGCCAGCGGCATCAGCTTGGCCTTGCTCAGCTTCGTGCTGGCCCACACCGCTTCAGCCCAGAGACCCTGGCAGCGGCCGTTTGGCTTTGTGGGCCTGGCGGTGTTCTGCGGTGTGGCGGTGCTGGCGAAGGGGCCTGTCGGCCTGCTGCTGCCGGGGCTCGTGATGCTGGCCTTCTGGGCCTTGAAAGGCAGCCTGCTTCAGGAGATCAGGCGGACGCCCTGGCTGCCCTTGGTGGCGCTGTTTCTGGGGGTGGCTGCCCCCTGGTACGGCCTGGCCACCGCTGCCAATGGCACTGAATTTCTGGGGCGGTTTCTCGGGTTCAGCAACCTCGAGCGTTTCACCTCGGTGATCTACGACCACCCCGGCCCGCCTTGGTTCTATTTGCCCTGGGTGGTGCTGCTGTTGCTGCCTTGGTCGTTGTATCTGCCAGTGGCGGCTGCTCGGTTGCGCTTCTGGCGGTTGCCGGTGTGGCGCCGCACACCGGCTGGTGAGGATTTGCCCCTGTTGGCCCTGCTGTGGCTGGTGTTGATGGTGGCCTTTTTCTCGGCTGCCGCCACCAAGTTGCCGGGTTACATCCTGCCGGCCCTGCCGGGGGGGAGCCTCCTGATCACCCTTTTGTTCGCGCCCTTGCAGCCGGCTTCCCCACCGTTGGGGGCGGGTCTGCGGATCAGTGGTTGGGGCAATGCAACCCTGCTGGCCTTGATGGGGGTGGCTGCGGTGCTGGCTCCTCGCTGGCTCGACACCGATCCCTCCTATCCCGCCTTTGCGGATGCCCTGCGGGCTTCCGGCTTGCCCTGGCTGTTGGCGATCCCTCTGCTGTTGGCCGCTGCAGCCCTGGTGCTGCTGCTCTGCCGCGCTGGCCTGGGTTGGTTGTGGCTCCCGAATGCGGCCGGGGTGGCGGCGGCCCTGGCCCTGGTGATCCCTGTGCTGGTGCCCCTGATTGATCGTGAGCGGCAGCTGCCGATTCGGGAGCTGGCGAGGCTGGCGGCGGATCAGGGCAAGCCCGGCGAGCCCCTGATGGTGGTGGGCTACAAGCGCTACAGCGTGGTGTTTTACAGCGGCCGCCCGGTGCTGTTTGTGAGCTCGCCTCGCAAGGCTGCCCGCAGCCTCAGCCAAGGGCCTCGCTCCACGCCGCCAGCCAGTGTGCTGCTGCTGGGGAGCGATGCGGAACTGCTCGACTTCGGGATCGGTCCTGGTGACGGCACTCCCTTGGGCCGCCGCGATGCCCATCGCCTGCTGCGCCTGCCGGTGGAGCAGCTGCAGCAACTGGAGCCCAGCTGA
- a CDS encoding phosphatase PAP2 family protein, translated as MAAWLRLLRDWLRALGPWRLGFAVVTALVLGWAGPQLASLRHPRLDEQLLDGVHRLIPEPIGDLLLRVYQMSGVHLTAVLVLAVLIFLALKRFWAELICLVMGTGGILLIVDRWLKPLFDRRRPSGRLLDDISGRSFPSGHAAGSVVFYFLTCCLLSAHYPRLRRPLFLFSSAWVGLVWLSTIYCRAHWLSDIAAGAAVGYVWLSFCLAGFTVWEQRCRPASPLSPHG; from the coding sequence ATGGCGGCCTGGCTTCGCCTCCTGCGCGACTGGCTCAGGGCACTGGGGCCCTGGCGCTTGGGTTTTGCCGTGGTCACGGCGCTGGTGCTGGGTTGGGCTGGTCCTCAGTTGGCGTCCCTGCGCCATCCCCGCCTCGATGAGCAGCTGCTCGATGGGGTGCACCGCTTGATCCCGGAGCCGATCGGTGACCTGCTTCTGCGGGTGTATCAGATGAGTGGCGTGCACCTCACCGCCGTGCTGGTGTTGGCGGTGCTGATCTTTCTGGCTCTGAAGCGCTTCTGGGCTGAGCTGATCTGTTTGGTGATGGGCACCGGCGGCATCCTGCTGATCGTGGATCGCTGGCTCAAGCCGCTGTTTGACCGGCGCCGGCCCAGTGGGCGTCTGTTGGACGACATCAGTGGCCGCAGCTTTCCCAGCGGCCATGCCGCGGGATCGGTGGTGTTTTATTTCCTCACCTGCTGCCTGCTCTCGGCCCACTACCCCCGCTTGCGCCGCCCACTGTTTCTGTTCTCGAGCGCTTGGGTGGGCTTGGTGTGGCTCAGCACGATCTATTGCCGAGCCCATTGGCTGAGCGATATCGCGGCCGGAGCCGCCGTGGGGTATGTGTGGCTCAGCTTCTGCCTGGCCGGCTTCACCGTCTGGGAGCAGCGTTGCCGCCCTGCCTCGCCCCTTTCCCCCCATGGCTGA
- a CDS encoding DUF1824 family protein translates to MADASVSLDSLRGLRTAPQLDAAATEELRAALLPRLQRCEWFTVGVMAPSAEAAVQALRALEGALGWDAHELDPAGEALASIEGPVFLKANQNNGRFLVRRESGLGQGVLITGHSPVEPEAEDTWGPLPLDLFAA, encoded by the coding sequence ATGGCTGACGCCTCGGTTTCCCTCGACAGCCTCCGCGGCCTGCGCACCGCCCCCCAGCTCGATGCGGCGGCGACTGAAGAGCTACGCGCTGCGTTGCTGCCGCGCCTGCAGCGTTGTGAATGGTTCACGGTTGGGGTGATGGCGCCGTCGGCCGAAGCTGCTGTTCAGGCGCTCCGTGCCTTGGAAGGTGCCCTGGGCTGGGACGCCCATGAGCTCGATCCGGCCGGAGAGGCCCTGGCCAGCATCGAGGGCCCGGTCTTCCTCAAGGCCAATCAAAACAACGGCCGGTTTCTGGTGCGCCGCGAAAGCGGGTTGGGCCAAGGCGTGCTGATCACGGGCCACAGCCCTGTGGAACCCGAGGCGGAAGACACCTGGGGCCCCCTGCCCCTCGATCTGTTCGCGGCCTGA
- the hemC gene encoding hydroxymethylbilane synthase: MAASQLRIASRRSQLAMVQTHWVRDELAKAHEGLEITIEAMATQGDKILDVALAKIGDKGLFTKELEAQMLVDRADIAVHSLKDLPTNLPEGLMLGCITEREDPADALVVHEKHKDKTLATLPEGSVVGTSSLRRLAQLRHHFPHLTFKDVRGNVITRLEKLDSGEFDCLILAAAGLGRLGLGDRIHELIDPSISLHAVGQGALGIECREGDTAVLEQIKVLEHLPTARRCLAERAFLRELEGGCQVPIGVNTRFEGEELVLTGMVASLDGQRLIRDEARGNQNDPEAIGIALAHALRAQGAGEILEEIFATVRPEA; the protein is encoded by the coding sequence ATGGCCGCTTCCCAACTGCGCATTGCCTCCCGCCGCAGCCAGCTGGCCATGGTGCAGACCCATTGGGTGCGCGATGAGCTGGCCAAGGCCCACGAGGGCTTGGAGATCACCATCGAGGCGATGGCCACCCAGGGCGACAAGATCCTGGATGTGGCCCTGGCCAAGATCGGCGACAAGGGCCTGTTCACCAAGGAGCTTGAGGCTCAGATGCTGGTGGACCGGGCCGATATCGCCGTCCATAGCCTCAAGGATCTGCCCACCAACCTGCCCGAGGGGTTGATGCTCGGCTGCATCACCGAGCGGGAAGACCCCGCCGATGCCCTGGTGGTGCACGAAAAGCACAAGGACAAAACCCTCGCCACCCTTCCCGAGGGCTCGGTGGTGGGCACCAGCTCCCTGCGCCGCCTGGCCCAGCTGCGCCACCACTTCCCGCACCTCACCTTCAAGGACGTGCGCGGCAACGTGATCACCCGCCTCGAGAAGCTCGATTCTGGTGAATTCGATTGCCTGATCCTGGCGGCTGCCGGCCTCGGTCGCCTCGGCCTGGGCGACCGCATTCACGAACTGATCGATCCCTCCATCTCGCTGCACGCCGTGGGCCAGGGTGCCCTCGGCATCGAGTGCCGCGAGGGCGACACCGCCGTGCTGGAGCAGATCAAAGTGCTGGAGCATCTGCCCACCGCCCGCCGCTGTCTGGCGGAGCGCGCTTTCCTGCGGGAGCTCGAGGGTGGTTGCCAGGTGCCCATCGGCGTGAACACGCGCTTCGAGGGTGAGGAGCTGGTGCTCACGGGCATGGTGGCGAGCCTCGATGGCCAGCGCCTGATCCGCGATGAGGCCCGCGGCAACCAGAACGATCCCGAGGCGATCGGCATCGCCCTGGCCCATGCCTTGCGGGCCCAGGGCGCCGGCGAGATCCTGGAGGAGATCTTTGCCACCGTCCGGCCTGAGGCCTGA
- a CDS encoding chloride channel protein → MASGSAEARSLPFQWSLLAWAALVGGLTGLAVVGFHFLLGFINNFLYGPVVEGLIGLFSAAPPEPPVVPEPTAVPGTPLGALLQIGLGGLAFLPPPPPPPDPIPLPGDPLPLWLSAWPVVLVPLLGGVAVGALRQCTRDLGPSLPSLMAMADGSVQAAPRLPFVRLLAASLSLGSGASLGPEGPSVESGGNIGLWVAGKGGLSPDSQKALVAAGVAAGLAAGFKAPIAGLFFAFEGSYSTIPGRPSVRAVLVAAVASSLVTQLSLGDEPIFRLPAYEVRSPLELPLYLGLGVVASGMSLALLNLLAAGRSERVQRQLQRLPAWVVTGLGGLAVGLMALGFPQVLGVGYDTIGALLGRDGGIALLSLLGLLVVKLLATGLSSAMGFVGGGFAPALFLGAVLGNVYGQLLGESGLQLAVAEPPAYAMVGMAAVLAGSARAPLTALLLLFELTHDIRIVLPLMAAAGLSALLVERWKGMADPGLLGPDRPEEQRRARLASMAVMEALEPESPLVLAGSTPAGAALEQLLDAHGHCLVVEEGGWVLALVTLEDLQRPISAGLSQQPLRDCRRSDLLWLSAEANLCQLEDQLQPNGLRQVPVFALDDQALPALPVGVPSTGLPLAALQGLASRDGMARALARSSAQFTSLGSMTSM, encoded by the coding sequence GTGGCGAGCGGCTCGGCTGAGGCCCGCTCGCTGCCTTTTCAGTGGAGCCTGCTCGCCTGGGCTGCCCTGGTAGGTGGGTTAACGGGGTTGGCCGTGGTGGGATTCCACTTCCTGCTGGGCTTCATCAACAACTTTCTCTACGGCCCAGTGGTGGAGGGCCTGATCGGCCTGTTCAGCGCCGCCCCTCCCGAACCGCCCGTTGTGCCGGAACCAACGGCTGTTCCCGGCACGCCCCTGGGGGCGTTGCTGCAGATCGGCCTTGGGGGGCTGGCGTTTCTGCCACCGCCGCCGCCACCACCCGATCCGATTCCCCTCCCGGGTGATCCCTTGCCTTTGTGGCTCTCGGCCTGGCCGGTGGTGCTGGTGCCCTTGCTCGGTGGCGTGGCGGTTGGGGCGTTGCGCCAATGCACCCGTGATCTGGGGCCTAGCCTGCCGAGCCTGATGGCCATGGCCGACGGCAGCGTGCAGGCAGCACCCAGGCTGCCGTTTGTGCGTTTGCTGGCCGCCTCCCTCAGCCTGGGCAGCGGCGCCTCCCTGGGCCCGGAAGGCCCGAGTGTGGAGAGTGGCGGGAATATCGGCCTGTGGGTGGCTGGCAAAGGTGGCTTGTCGCCTGATTCCCAGAAGGCCCTGGTGGCGGCGGGCGTGGCGGCAGGTCTGGCGGCGGGTTTCAAGGCGCCGATCGCTGGCTTGTTTTTTGCCTTTGAAGGCAGTTACAGCACGATCCCCGGACGCCCCAGCGTGCGCGCCGTGTTGGTGGCCGCTGTGGCGTCGTCGCTGGTCACCCAGCTGTCGCTGGGGGATGAGCCGATCTTCAGGCTCCCGGCCTATGAGGTGCGCTCCCCGCTCGAGCTGCCCCTGTATCTGGGCCTGGGAGTGGTGGCGAGTGGCATGTCGCTGGCGCTGCTCAATCTGTTGGCGGCGGGCCGCAGCGAGCGGGTTCAACGGCAGCTGCAGCGGCTGCCGGCCTGGGTGGTGACCGGCCTTGGCGGCCTCGCCGTTGGCCTGATGGCCCTCGGTTTCCCTCAAGTTTTGGGGGTTGGCTACGACACCATCGGCGCGCTGCTGGGCCGGGATGGCGGTATTGCCCTGTTGAGCCTGCTGGGGCTGTTGGTGGTGAAGTTGCTCGCCACGGGCCTCAGCAGTGCCATGGGCTTCGTGGGCGGTGGCTTTGCACCGGCGCTGTTTCTGGGGGCCGTGCTTGGCAATGTGTATGGCCAGCTGCTCGGCGAGAGCGGATTGCAGCTCGCGGTGGCTGAACCACCGGCCTACGCCATGGTGGGCATGGCGGCCGTGTTGGCGGGCAGTGCCCGGGCGCCGCTGACCGCCCTGCTGCTGCTGTTTGAGCTCACCCACGACATTCGCATCGTGCTGCCGTTAATGGCGGCCGCTGGCTTGAGCGCGCTCCTGGTGGAGCGCTGGAAGGGCATGGCTGATCCCGGGTTGCTCGGTCCCGATCGTCCGGAGGAGCAGCGGCGTGCACGCCTGGCCTCGATGGCGGTGATGGAGGCCCTCGAGCCGGAGTCGCCCCTGGTGCTTGCTGGATCCACGCCGGCGGGAGCAGCGTTGGAGCAGCTGCTCGATGCCCATGGCCATTGCCTGGTGGTGGAGGAGGGCGGCTGGGTGCTGGCGCTGGTCACCCTCGAAGATCTGCAGCGTCCGATCTCCGCGGGGCTCAGCCAGCAACCCCTGCGCGATTGCCGCCGCTCCGATCTGCTTTGGCTCTCGGCCGAGGCCAATCTCTGCCAGCTGGAGGATCAACTCCAGCCCAATGGCCTGCGGCAGGTGCCGGTGTTTGCGCTCGATGATCAGGCCCTGCCCGCCTTGCCGGTGGGCGTGCCAAGCACGGGCCTGCCGTTAGCAGCGCTCCAGGGGCTGGCCAGCCGGGATGGCATGGCCCGCGCCCTGGCGCGCTCCAGCGCTCAGTTCACCAGCTTGGGGTCGATGACCTCCATGTAG
- a CDS encoding inorganic diphosphatase produces the protein MANIDHAPSRTMLNLLHVLPAFADEAELRLNTIVELNSNTINKYELITETGHLKLDRVGYSSLAYPFAYGCIPRTWDEDGDPLDIEIVGVTEPLVPGSLVEARIIGIMKFDDGGEVDDKVIAVLADDKRMDHITSYTQLGEHWLKETQYYWEHYKDLKKPGTCRVNGFFDAAEAVKIIKECEARYMEVIDPKLVN, from the coding sequence ATGGCGAACATCGACCACGCCCCGAGCCGCACGATGCTCAACCTGCTGCACGTGCTGCCCGCCTTCGCCGATGAAGCCGAGCTGCGCCTGAACACGATCGTGGAGCTCAACAGCAACACGATCAACAAGTACGAGCTGATCACCGAAACCGGGCACCTGAAGCTCGATCGCGTGGGTTACTCCTCGCTGGCTTATCCCTTCGCCTACGGCTGCATCCCCCGCACCTGGGATGAAGATGGCGACCCGCTCGACATCGAGATCGTGGGTGTGACCGAGCCCCTGGTGCCCGGCTCCCTGGTGGAGGCCCGCATCATCGGCATCATGAAGTTCGACGACGGCGGCGAAGTCGACGACAAGGTGATCGCCGTGCTCGCCGATGACAAGCGCATGGATCACATCACCAGCTACACCCAGCTCGGTGAGCATTGGCTGAAGGAAACCCAGTACTACTGGGAGCACTACAAGGATCTCAAGAAGCCCGGCACCTGCCGCGTGAACGGCTTCTTCGATGCCGCTGAGGCCGTGAAGATCATCAAGGAGTGCGAAGCCCGCTACATGGAGGTCATCGACCCCAAGCTGGTGAACTGA
- a CDS encoding carboxypeptidase M32, with protein sequence MSTTPSTTWERLRAHLHTTQLIGGIHSSLYFDQNTVMPAAAAGWRGEQLALLAQQLHERQTSAAYQELLAAAEQELSAEAPAEQRHNLRLLQRELARQSRLDPALVGAIAKAQAEGYSCWQEAKRNNQFELFAPALQQLIALRLEQAAQLAPVEAQADGTPRSAWEILAQPFEPDISQQQLAALLVPLRELLPPLLEQARSLPSGSREAWDLSEADQDSLCAELLQDWGYNPERCHRARSPHPFSCTLGPDDFRITTRVVEGQPFSAFLATAHEWGHSLYEQGLPRSGEHWFPWPLGEATSMAVHESQSLFYENRLGRSQALARRWHPRFAAALGRDVWESPQAFWRDLNPIRAGLTRVEADEVSYGLHVLLRYELELALVEGGMPVAELPEAWNRGMQELLGVTPANNTEGCLQDVHWSEGLFGYFPSYALGHLISAQLSETLERELGPIEALLEAGRDAELGQWLQQRVYPLGRSVNAAELVQQVSGQPLSPEPFERYLRQKLERLAG encoded by the coding sequence ATGAGCACCACCCCTTCCACCACCTGGGAGCGCCTGCGCGCCCATCTCCACACCACCCAGCTGATCGGCGGCATCCACAGCAGCCTCTACTTCGACCAAAACACGGTGATGCCAGCGGCAGCCGCCGGCTGGCGTGGAGAACAGCTGGCCCTGCTGGCGCAGCAACTGCACGAACGGCAAACCAGCGCGGCGTACCAAGAGTTGCTGGCCGCCGCCGAACAGGAGCTCTCAGCTGAGGCTCCAGCCGAACAACGCCACAACCTTCGCTTGCTGCAGCGTGAGTTAGCGCGCCAAAGCCGGCTCGACCCAGCACTGGTGGGCGCCATCGCGAAGGCCCAGGCCGAGGGATACAGCTGCTGGCAAGAGGCCAAGCGCAACAACCAGTTCGAGCTGTTTGCCCCGGCCCTGCAGCAGTTGATCGCCCTGCGACTGGAGCAAGCCGCGCAGCTGGCCCCCGTGGAAGCCCAGGCCGATGGCACGCCGCGCAGTGCCTGGGAAATCCTGGCCCAACCCTTCGAGCCCGATATCAGCCAACAGCAACTGGCGGCCCTGCTGGTGCCCCTGCGGGAGCTGCTGCCGCCGTTGCTGGAGCAGGCCCGCAGCCTGCCATCGGGCAGCCGCGAGGCCTGGGATCTGAGCGAAGCCGATCAAGATTCCCTCTGCGCTGAGCTGCTCCAGGACTGGGGCTACAACCCGGAGCGCTGCCACCGCGCCCGCTCCCCCCATCCCTTCTCCTGCACCCTCGGCCCAGACGACTTCCGGATTACCACCCGCGTGGTGGAGGGACAGCCCTTTTCCGCCTTTCTGGCCACAGCCCACGAATGGGGCCACAGCCTCTACGAGCAGGGGCTGCCCCGCAGCGGCGAGCACTGGTTCCCCTGGCCCCTGGGGGAGGCCACGTCGATGGCCGTGCACGAAAGCCAGAGCCTCTTCTATGAAAACCGGCTCGGCCGCAGCCAGGCCCTGGCGCGGCGCTGGCACCCGCGCTTCGCAGCTGCACTCGGCCGCGATGTGTGGGAAAGCCCGCAGGCCTTCTGGCGCGATCTCAATCCGATCCGCGCCGGCCTCACGCGGGTGGAGGCCGATGAGGTGAGCTACGGGCTGCACGTGCTGCTGCGCTACGAGCTCGAGCTGGCCCTGGTGGAGGGCGGCATGCCGGTGGCCGAGCTCCCTGAGGCCTGGAACCGTGGGATGCAGGAGCTGCTGGGGGTCACGCCCGCCAACAACACCGAAGGCTGCCTTCAGGACGTGCACTGGAGCGAAGGCCTGTTCGGCTACTTCCCCTCCTATGCCCTGGGCCATCTGATCAGCGCCCAGCTCAGCGAAACCCTGGAGCGGGAGCTGGGGCCGATTGAGGCGCTGCTGGAGGCCGGCCGCGACGCCGAGCTCGGCCAATGGCTGCAGCAGCGGGTGTACCCACTGGGCCGCAGCGTGAATGCTGCTGAGCTGGTGCAACAGGTGAGCGGCCAGCCCCTCAGCCCTGAGCCCTTTGAGCGCTACCTGCGCCAGAAGCTGGAGCGATTAGCGGGCTGA
- a CDS encoding OsmC family protein — protein MTLIDSRYQGQLRCLAQHGPSGTELETDAPTDNQGKGERFSPTDLVATALSTCILTIMGIVAERHGWDLTGADAKVEKTMTSEAPRRIALLAVWIQLPAHLNDQQRAVLIRAGEQCPVKRSLEGAVPMELHWS, from the coding sequence ATGACATTGATCGACAGCCGCTATCAGGGACAGCTGCGCTGCCTGGCGCAACACGGGCCATCCGGCACGGAGCTGGAAACCGATGCTCCAACCGACAACCAGGGCAAAGGAGAGCGTTTCTCCCCCACCGACCTGGTGGCCACGGCCTTGAGCACTTGCATCCTCACGATCATGGGGATCGTGGCAGAGCGCCATGGCTGGGACCTCACGGGCGCCGACGCCAAGGTGGAAAAAACAATGACCAGCGAAGCGCCGCGGCGGATCGCCCTGCTCGCGGTGTGGATTCAGCTGCCGGCCCACCTGAATGATCAGCAGCGCGCCGTGTTAATCCGCGCCGGCGAGCAGTGCCCGGTGAAACGCAGCCTCGAAGGTGCCGTGCCCATGGAGCTGCACTGGAGCTGA
- a CDS encoding DUF2721 domain-containing protein: protein MVCVGCDVPVFALITAPHPGAPVMGLAKAIQLSVAPVFLLTAIAGVLSVISNRLARVLDRSRDPRGPSAGSQELLLLRKRMGLLSRAIECVSVTGVLVSTVVAVTFISAITVLDLAAIVVPLFVLAMLTLIAGLLLLLMDTRVASQMMRRRF, encoded by the coding sequence ATGGTCTGCGTTGGATGCGATGTGCCCGTGTTCGCCCTGATTACAGCGCCCCATCCGGGTGCGCCGGTGATGGGCCTGGCGAAGGCGATTCAGCTGTCGGTGGCACCGGTGTTTCTGCTCACGGCCATTGCCGGCGTGCTGAGTGTGATCAGTAATCGCTTGGCTCGGGTGCTGGATCGTTCCCGGGATCCCAGGGGGCCGAGTGCGGGCAGTCAGGAGCTGCTGTTGCTGCGCAAGCGGATGGGGTTGCTGTCGCGAGCGATCGAGTGCGTCAGCGTCACCGGTGTGCTCGTGTCGACCGTGGTGGCCGTCACCTTCATCAGTGCCATCACGGTGCTCGATCTGGCCGCGATTGTGGTGCCGCTGTTTGTGTTGGCGATGCTCACCTTGATCGCCGGGTTGTTGCTGCTTTTGATGGATACGCGCGTGGCCTCACAGATGATGCGGCGCCGTTTCTGA
- a CDS encoding thiol-disulfide oxidoreductase DCC family protein, translating to MSNPQGPALTLLYDGGCPLCLREVTFLRQRDQRLHPSQPRLAFVDIDAADYDPQAHGGITYRQAMGRIHALQADGTVLRDVEVFRAAYRLIELGWLYAPSGWPVLRAIADGLYGLWARWRLPLTRRPNLDQLCSCRSETAPHHL from the coding sequence ATGAGCAACCCCCAAGGTCCTGCCCTCACCTTGCTTTACGACGGCGGCTGTCCGCTCTGCCTGCGTGAAGTGACCTTCCTGCGCCAGCGCGACCAGCGCCTGCATCCGAGCCAGCCCCGTTTGGCGTTTGTCGACATCGACGCCGCCGACTACGACCCGCAAGCCCATGGGGGCATCACCTACCGCCAAGCCATGGGGCGGATCCACGCCCTCCAAGCCGATGGCACGGTGCTACGGGATGTGGAGGTGTTTCGTGCGGCCTACCGCCTGATTGAGCTGGGATGGCTCTACGCCCCCAGCGGCTGGCCAGTGCTGCGCGCGATTGCCGATGGGCTCTATGGCCTGTGGGCACGCTGGCGCCTGCCGCTGACGCGCCGCCCGAACCTGGATCAACTCTGCAGCTGTCGATCAGAAACGGCGCCGCATCATCTGTGA